One Salmo trutta chromosome 19, fSalTru1.1, whole genome shotgun sequence genomic window carries:
- the LOC115154888 gene encoding macrophage colony-stimulating factor 1 receptor 1 isoform X2 produces the protein MRNTRLGSVITTRRLTVDYTGTYKCMYENQPDLISEVHIYVKDPHNILVTPRTLGDVKEGSDVLLCQLTNPIATDLSVRKANGDPTPPDMNYTVNPKRGILIRYLLTSHSADYVCSAKINGVTRVSKVVPIFVIQRLRLPPSVLIEVDGYVRIVGERLLILCITSNPNHFYNVTWKHSSLEALDFSRKIIQEDQTNQVHITSSVTIPAVAMSHTGNFTCTAINEAGFNSSTTYLQVVDKPYIRLIPRLSPDLYLNGSLVEVNEGENLEINIQIEAYPQIKEQWWDIPMSHNHNISTHDDTWAVRYNNRYESSLLLQRVRSEERGQYTLHTRSTCLNGSITFNVQVYQKPSAMVRLKNVTTLTCTASGYPAPTILWYQCPGIKTTCDGDNDTVEVQPLLTSTMEVQSELTLSPSSMEVTVECVTFNLVGKERDIFVLRVPAVISPEFVTSKLFTPTFIGATSTAALLFLLLVIVLYKYKQKPKYEVRWKIIEANDGNNYTFIDPTQLPYNKKWEFPRDKLRLGQILGAGAFGKVVEATAYGLGTNDNMTTRVAVKMLKPSAHSEEREALMSELKILSHLGSHDNIVNLLGACTQGGPMLMITEYCSYGDLLNFLHGKAKLFLYSIPSGPGNPEVPRVPKNSDHYKNTCAQESRVRSDSGISCSSSDNYLDMHPAQRPKHCPMGSLCEDPETGTWSLDIEDLLRFSSQVAQGMDFLASKNCIHRDVAARNVLLTDGRVAKICDFGLARDIENDSNYVVKGNARLPVKWMAPESIFECVYTVQSDVWSYGILLWEIFSLGKSPYPNVVVDTRFYKMIKDGCHMSQPDFAPPEIYTIMKMCWNLEPTERPTFSTIGQLIQRLLPDQPDHTYRNVQDKTPQQEAGEQGDPAKMNEDCDQTLNQEGEEEPLMKKNNYQIC, from the exons ATGAGGAATACTAGATTGGGGAGTGTGATTACCACCAGGCGCCTTACAGTAGACTACACTGGCACATACAAGTGCATGTATGAGAACCAACCAGACCTCATCTCAGAGGTCCACATCTATGTGAAAG ATCCCCATAACATCTTGGTGACCCCTCGAACCCTGGGAGATGTGAAGGAGGGCAGTGATGTTCTCCTCTGTCAGCTGACAAACCCCATAGCCACCGACCTATCCGTCCGTAAGGCCAACGGAGACCCTACACCCCCCGACATGAACTACACTGTCAACCCAAAGAGAGGAATCCTCATCCGATACCTTCTGACCAGCCACAGCGCAGACTACGTCTGCAGTGCAAAGATCAATGGGGTCACGAGAGTCTCCAAAGTTGTCCCAATCTTCGTCATTCAAA GGTTGCGTTTGCCACCGTCTGTGTTAATTGAGGTAGACGGGTATGTTCGTATTGTTGGAGAGCGGCTCCTGATCCTCTGCATCACCAGCAACCCTAACCACTTCTACAACGTGACGTGGAAACACTCCTCCCTCGAA GCATTGGACTTCTCACGTAAAATAATACAAGAGGACCAGACTAATCAAGTGCACATCACCAGTAGTGTGACTATCCCAGCTGTGGCCATGTCTCACACAGGAAACTTCACCTGTACAGCCATAAATGAGGCTGGGTTCAACAGCTCCACCACCTACCTGCAGGTTGTAG ATAAGCCTTACATTAGGCTCATACCCCGCCTGTCACCAGATCTCTACCTAAATGGCTCCTTAGTTGAAGTGAACGAAGGAGAAAACCTTGAGATAAACATTCAGATCGAAGCGTATCCCCAAATCAAGGAGCAGTGGTGGGACATCCCCATGTCTCACAATCACAACATCTCCACTCATGACGACACATGGGCCGTCCGATACAATAACAG GTACGAGAGCAGCTTGCTGCTACAGAGAGTGAGGTCTGAGGAGAGAGGCCAGTACACCCTCCACACTAGGAGCACATGCCTCAACGGCTCCATCACCTTCAATGTTCAAGTCTACC AGAAACCCAGTGCCATGGTCAGACTGAAGAATGTTACCACCCTGACCTGCACCGCCTCTGGATACCCAGCTCCCACAATCCTCTGGTACCAGTGCCCAGGAATAAAAACCAC GTGTGATGGTGATAATGACACCGTGGAGGTGCAGCCTCTTCTCACCAGCACCATGGAGGTGCAGAGTGAGCTGACCCTCAGTCCCTCAAGTATGGAGGTCACAGTGGAGTGTGTGACCTTTAACCTGGTTGGTAAAGAGCGGGACATCTTCGTATTGC GTGTCCCTGCTGTGATTTCACCAGAATTTGTAACGTCCAAGCTGTTCACACCCACTTTCATTGGAGCCACCAGCACAGCAGCCCTTCTGTTCCTTCTGCTTGTCATTGTCCTGTACAAATACAAGCAG AAACCAAAATATGAAGTCCGGTGGAAGATCATTGAGGCCAATGACGGGAATAACTACACCTTTATTGATCCTACACAACTTCCTTATAACAAGAAGTGGGAGTTCCCTCGTGATAAGCTGAGGCTTG GCCAGATTCTGGGAGCAGGGGCTTTTGGGAAAGTAGTGGAGGCCACTGCCTATGGTCTGGGGACCAATGACAACATGACCACACGCGTGGCAGTAAAGATGCTCAAGC CAAGCGCCCACtcagaagagagagaagctctgatGTCAGAACTGAAGATCCTCAGTCACCTGGGATCTCATGACAAcattgttaacctgttaggggcATGTACTCAAGGAG GCCCAATGCTGATGATCACGGAGTACTGCAGCTATGGCGACCTGCTGAACTTCTTGCATGGCAAGGCCAAGCTGTTCCTGTACTCTATCCCGAGCGGACCAGGGAATCCAGAGGTTCCACGGGTTCCAAAGAACAGTGATCACTACAAGAACACATGTGCACAGGAGTCCCGTGTAAGGAG TGACAGTGGGATCTCGTGCTCCAGCTCAGACAACTACCTGGACATGCATCCAGCGCAGAGACCCAAACACTGTCCTATGG GTTCCCTATGTGAGGATCCAGAGACAGGCACCTGGTCGCTGGACATAGAAGACTTGTTGAGGTTCTCCTCTCAGGTGGCTCAGGGAATGGACTTCCTGGCATCCAAAAAT TGCATTCACAGGGACGTGGCGGCTAGGAACGTCCTCTTGACCGATGGCCGCGTGGCTAAGATCTGCGACTTTGGCCTCGCCAGAGACATCGAGAATGACTCCAACTATGTGGTGAAAGGAAAC GCCCGTCTGCCAGTGAAGTGGATGGCCCCTGAGAGCATTTTTGAATGTGTGTACACAGTGCAGAGTGACGTCTGGTCCTATGGGATACTGCTGTGGGAGATCTTCTCTCTGG GTAAAAGCCCATACCCTAATGTTGTGGTGGACACCCGGTTCTACAAGATGATCAAAGATGGATGCCACATGTCTCAGCCGGACTTTGCCCCTCCAGAAAT ATACACCATCATGAAGATGTGCTGGAACCTGGAACCAACAGAGCGTCCAACCTTCAGTACCATCGGCCAACTTATCCAGAGGCTACTGCCTGACCAGCCAGACCAT ACCTACAGGAATGTGCAGGATAAGACTCCACAGCAGGAGGCAGGAGAGCAGGGGGACCCAGCTAAGATGAATGAGGATTGTGATCAGACACTGAaccaggagggagaggaggagcccCTGATGAAAAAGAACAACTACCAGATCTGCTGA
- the LOC115154890 gene encoding vascular endothelial growth factor C isoform X2 has product MSPISLMDMTMMSTQAPLVGEGLSGLDTVSNVDELVELLYPEYSLVQHCLRRKALHTSPPLHAEDDIWAWGKPRELALVKSDSTIEVILEEIQRTMCTPREVCLEVSKEYPESTSHFYVPRCVSVHRCGGCCPQEGLYCTNTSHIYINKTLVELSHRDRSMVMVAFVNHTSCECLSKRPLHSVIRRAAAAHLTVCSPPDVPCSTGLVWDPTSCLCVPMDTSSFSERELEPLESALLELCGPNKVVDEDSCECVCQNGLTEASCGPGWRLDQESCECLCEDQPGPWTCPPNQRWDPDLCGCVCRAECPRSQPLNPETCLCQCRESPHTCLLQGKRFNAHNCSCYRLPCRKPHKNCPTGFYYSHYVCQCIPNHMRSEEWN; this is encoded by the exons ATGTCACCAATCTCACTCATGGATATGACTATGATGAGTACCCAG GCCCCACTGGTTGGCGAAGGCCTTAGTGGTTTGGACACAGTGTCCAATGTGGACGAGCTGGTGGAGCTGCTGTACCCAGAGTATAGTCTCGTGCAGCACTGCCTACGTAGGAAAGCCCTGcacacctcccctcctctacatGCTGAAGACGATATCTGGGCCTGGGGCAAGCCCAGGGAGCTGGCACTGGTCAAGTCTGACAGCACCATTGAAG TCATTCTGGAGGAGATCCAGCGTACCATGTGTACTCCTCGGGAGGTATGTCTGGAGGTGTCTAAGGAGTACCCGGAGAGCACCAGTCACTTCTACGTGCCTCGCTGTGTGTCTGTGCACCGCTGTGGGGGCTGCTGTCCCCAGGAGGGTCTGTACTGCACCAACACCAGCCACATCTACATCAACAAGACG CTGGTGGAGTTGTCTCACCGTGACCGCTCTATGGTGATGGTGGCGTTCGTCAACCACACGTCCTGCGAGTGTCTGTCCAAGAGGCCCCTGCACTCCGTCATCAGGAGGGCCGCTGCAGCTCACCTCACCGT gTGTTCCCCGCCAGATGTTCCCTGCAGTACAGGACTGGTCTGGGACCCCACCAGCTGCCTGTGTGTTCCCATGGACACAAGCTCCTTCTCAGAGAGAGAGCTAG AGCCCCTGGAGTCAGCCTTGCTGGAGCTGTGTGGCCCCAACAAAGTCGTGGATGAGGacagctgtgagtgtgtgtgtcagaacggCCTGACGGAGGCCAGCTGTGGGCCAGGCTGGCGTCTAGACCAAGAGTCCTGTGAGTGTCTCTGTGAGGACCAGCCCGGCCCATGGACCTGCCCACCCAACCAACGCTGGGACCCAgatctgtgtggctgtgtgtgccgGGCAGAGTGCCCCCGTAGTCAGCCTCTCAACCCAGAGACGTGCCTGTGCCAGTGCAGGGAGAGtcctcacacctgcctgctgcagGGCAAGAGGTTCAACGCACACAActgcag CTGTTACCGGCTGCCCTGCAGAAAGCCACACAAGAACTGTCCAACTGGCTTCTACTACAGCCACTACGTCTGCCAGTGCATACCCAACCACATGAGGTCAGAGGAGTGGAACTGA
- the LOC115154888 gene encoding macrophage colony-stimulating factor 1 receptor 1 isoform X1: MLFLTLLLGIMVCCTAQEQSPPVIKLNSVVLREAEWTIPIGTSSFTLTCEGYSTVTWSTTAFKLMRNTRLGSVITTRRLTVDYTGTYKCMYENQPDLISEVHIYVKDPHNILVTPRTLGDVKEGSDVLLCQLTNPIATDLSVRKANGDPTPPDMNYTVNPKRGILIRYLLTSHSADYVCSAKINGVTRVSKVVPIFVIQRLRLPPSVLIEVDGYVRIVGERLLILCITSNPNHFYNVTWKHSSLEALDFSRKIIQEDQTNQVHITSSVTIPAVAMSHTGNFTCTAINEAGFNSSTTYLQVVDKPYIRLIPRLSPDLYLNGSLVEVNEGENLEINIQIEAYPQIKEQWWDIPMSHNHNISTHDDTWAVRYNNRYESSLLLQRVRSEERGQYTLHTRSTCLNGSITFNVQVYQKPSAMVRLKNVTTLTCTASGYPAPTILWYQCPGIKTTCDGDNDTVEVQPLLTSTMEVQSELTLSPSSMEVTVECVTFNLVGKERDIFVLRVPAVISPEFVTSKLFTPTFIGATSTAALLFLLLVIVLYKYKQKPKYEVRWKIIEANDGNNYTFIDPTQLPYNKKWEFPRDKLRLGQILGAGAFGKVVEATAYGLGTNDNMTTRVAVKMLKPSAHSEEREALMSELKILSHLGSHDNIVNLLGACTQGGPMLMITEYCSYGDLLNFLHGKAKLFLYSIPSGPGNPEVPRVPKNSDHYKNTCAQESRVRSDSGISCSSSDNYLDMHPAQRPKHCPMGSLCEDPETGTWSLDIEDLLRFSSQVAQGMDFLASKNCIHRDVAARNVLLTDGRVAKICDFGLARDIENDSNYVVKGNARLPVKWMAPESIFECVYTVQSDVWSYGILLWEIFSLGKSPYPNVVVDTRFYKMIKDGCHMSQPDFAPPEIYTIMKMCWNLEPTERPTFSTIGQLIQRLLPDQPDHTYRNVQDKTPQQEAGEQGDPAKMNEDCDQTLNQEGEEEPLMKKNNYQIC; the protein is encoded by the exons AGCAGAGCCCTCCAGTGATCAAGCTGAACTCGGTGGTGCTGAGGGAGGCTGAGTGGACTATCCCTATTGGAACCTCATCTTTCACCTTGACCTGTGAGGGATACAGCACAGTCACCTGGTCAACCACAGCATTCAAACTCATGAGGAATACTAGATTGGGGAGTGTGATTACCACCAGGCGCCTTACAGTAGACTACACTGGCACATACAAGTGCATGTATGAGAACCAACCAGACCTCATCTCAGAGGTCCACATCTATGTGAAAG ATCCCCATAACATCTTGGTGACCCCTCGAACCCTGGGAGATGTGAAGGAGGGCAGTGATGTTCTCCTCTGTCAGCTGACAAACCCCATAGCCACCGACCTATCCGTCCGTAAGGCCAACGGAGACCCTACACCCCCCGACATGAACTACACTGTCAACCCAAAGAGAGGAATCCTCATCCGATACCTTCTGACCAGCCACAGCGCAGACTACGTCTGCAGTGCAAAGATCAATGGGGTCACGAGAGTCTCCAAAGTTGTCCCAATCTTCGTCATTCAAA GGTTGCGTTTGCCACCGTCTGTGTTAATTGAGGTAGACGGGTATGTTCGTATTGTTGGAGAGCGGCTCCTGATCCTCTGCATCACCAGCAACCCTAACCACTTCTACAACGTGACGTGGAAACACTCCTCCCTCGAA GCATTGGACTTCTCACGTAAAATAATACAAGAGGACCAGACTAATCAAGTGCACATCACCAGTAGTGTGACTATCCCAGCTGTGGCCATGTCTCACACAGGAAACTTCACCTGTACAGCCATAAATGAGGCTGGGTTCAACAGCTCCACCACCTACCTGCAGGTTGTAG ATAAGCCTTACATTAGGCTCATACCCCGCCTGTCACCAGATCTCTACCTAAATGGCTCCTTAGTTGAAGTGAACGAAGGAGAAAACCTTGAGATAAACATTCAGATCGAAGCGTATCCCCAAATCAAGGAGCAGTGGTGGGACATCCCCATGTCTCACAATCACAACATCTCCACTCATGACGACACATGGGCCGTCCGATACAATAACAG GTACGAGAGCAGCTTGCTGCTACAGAGAGTGAGGTCTGAGGAGAGAGGCCAGTACACCCTCCACACTAGGAGCACATGCCTCAACGGCTCCATCACCTTCAATGTTCAAGTCTACC AGAAACCCAGTGCCATGGTCAGACTGAAGAATGTTACCACCCTGACCTGCACCGCCTCTGGATACCCAGCTCCCACAATCCTCTGGTACCAGTGCCCAGGAATAAAAACCAC GTGTGATGGTGATAATGACACCGTGGAGGTGCAGCCTCTTCTCACCAGCACCATGGAGGTGCAGAGTGAGCTGACCCTCAGTCCCTCAAGTATGGAGGTCACAGTGGAGTGTGTGACCTTTAACCTGGTTGGTAAAGAGCGGGACATCTTCGTATTGC GTGTCCCTGCTGTGATTTCACCAGAATTTGTAACGTCCAAGCTGTTCACACCCACTTTCATTGGAGCCACCAGCACAGCAGCCCTTCTGTTCCTTCTGCTTGTCATTGTCCTGTACAAATACAAGCAG AAACCAAAATATGAAGTCCGGTGGAAGATCATTGAGGCCAATGACGGGAATAACTACACCTTTATTGATCCTACACAACTTCCTTATAACAAGAAGTGGGAGTTCCCTCGTGATAAGCTGAGGCTTG GCCAGATTCTGGGAGCAGGGGCTTTTGGGAAAGTAGTGGAGGCCACTGCCTATGGTCTGGGGACCAATGACAACATGACCACACGCGTGGCAGTAAAGATGCTCAAGC CAAGCGCCCACtcagaagagagagaagctctgatGTCAGAACTGAAGATCCTCAGTCACCTGGGATCTCATGACAAcattgttaacctgttaggggcATGTACTCAAGGAG GCCCAATGCTGATGATCACGGAGTACTGCAGCTATGGCGACCTGCTGAACTTCTTGCATGGCAAGGCCAAGCTGTTCCTGTACTCTATCCCGAGCGGACCAGGGAATCCAGAGGTTCCACGGGTTCCAAAGAACAGTGATCACTACAAGAACACATGTGCACAGGAGTCCCGTGTAAGGAG TGACAGTGGGATCTCGTGCTCCAGCTCAGACAACTACCTGGACATGCATCCAGCGCAGAGACCCAAACACTGTCCTATGG GTTCCCTATGTGAGGATCCAGAGACAGGCACCTGGTCGCTGGACATAGAAGACTTGTTGAGGTTCTCCTCTCAGGTGGCTCAGGGAATGGACTTCCTGGCATCCAAAAAT TGCATTCACAGGGACGTGGCGGCTAGGAACGTCCTCTTGACCGATGGCCGCGTGGCTAAGATCTGCGACTTTGGCCTCGCCAGAGACATCGAGAATGACTCCAACTATGTGGTGAAAGGAAAC GCCCGTCTGCCAGTGAAGTGGATGGCCCCTGAGAGCATTTTTGAATGTGTGTACACAGTGCAGAGTGACGTCTGGTCCTATGGGATACTGCTGTGGGAGATCTTCTCTCTGG GTAAAAGCCCATACCCTAATGTTGTGGTGGACACCCGGTTCTACAAGATGATCAAAGATGGATGCCACATGTCTCAGCCGGACTTTGCCCCTCCAGAAAT ATACACCATCATGAAGATGTGCTGGAACCTGGAACCAACAGAGCGTCCAACCTTCAGTACCATCGGCCAACTTATCCAGAGGCTACTGCCTGACCAGCCAGACCAT ACCTACAGGAATGTGCAGGATAAGACTCCACAGCAGGAGGCAGGAGAGCAGGGGGACCCAGCTAAGATGAATGAGGATTGTGATCAGACACTGAaccaggagggagaggaggagcccCTGATGAAAAAGAACAACTACCAGATCTGCTGA
- the LOC115154890 gene encoding vascular endothelial growth factor C isoform X1, producing the protein MWILSLVIWILNVTNLTHGYDYDEYPGEEDTTAPLVGEGLSGLDTVSNVDELVELLYPEYSLVQHCLRRKALHTSPPLHAEDDIWAWGKPRELALVKSDSTIEVILEEIQRTMCTPREVCLEVSKEYPESTSHFYVPRCVSVHRCGGCCPQEGLYCTNTSHIYINKTLVELSHRDRSMVMVAFVNHTSCECLSKRPLHSVIRRAAAAHLTVCSPPDVPCSTGLVWDPTSCLCVPMDTSSFSERELEPLESALLELCGPNKVVDEDSCECVCQNGLTEASCGPGWRLDQESCECLCEDQPGPWTCPPNQRWDPDLCGCVCRAECPRSQPLNPETCLCQCRESPHTCLLQGKRFNAHNCSCYRLPCRKPHKNCPTGFYYSHYVCQCIPNHMRSEEWN; encoded by the exons ATGTGGATATTATCTTTAGTCATTTGGATTCTCAATGTCACCAATCTCACTCATGGATATGACTATGATGAGTACCCAGGTGAGGAGGACACAACG GCCCCACTGGTTGGCGAAGGCCTTAGTGGTTTGGACACAGTGTCCAATGTGGACGAGCTGGTGGAGCTGCTGTACCCAGAGTATAGTCTCGTGCAGCACTGCCTACGTAGGAAAGCCCTGcacacctcccctcctctacatGCTGAAGACGATATCTGGGCCTGGGGCAAGCCCAGGGAGCTGGCACTGGTCAAGTCTGACAGCACCATTGAAG TCATTCTGGAGGAGATCCAGCGTACCATGTGTACTCCTCGGGAGGTATGTCTGGAGGTGTCTAAGGAGTACCCGGAGAGCACCAGTCACTTCTACGTGCCTCGCTGTGTGTCTGTGCACCGCTGTGGGGGCTGCTGTCCCCAGGAGGGTCTGTACTGCACCAACACCAGCCACATCTACATCAACAAGACG CTGGTGGAGTTGTCTCACCGTGACCGCTCTATGGTGATGGTGGCGTTCGTCAACCACACGTCCTGCGAGTGTCTGTCCAAGAGGCCCCTGCACTCCGTCATCAGGAGGGCCGCTGCAGCTCACCTCACCGT gTGTTCCCCGCCAGATGTTCCCTGCAGTACAGGACTGGTCTGGGACCCCACCAGCTGCCTGTGTGTTCCCATGGACACAAGCTCCTTCTCAGAGAGAGAGCTAG AGCCCCTGGAGTCAGCCTTGCTGGAGCTGTGTGGCCCCAACAAAGTCGTGGATGAGGacagctgtgagtgtgtgtgtcagaacggCCTGACGGAGGCCAGCTGTGGGCCAGGCTGGCGTCTAGACCAAGAGTCCTGTGAGTGTCTCTGTGAGGACCAGCCCGGCCCATGGACCTGCCCACCCAACCAACGCTGGGACCCAgatctgtgtggctgtgtgtgccgGGCAGAGTGCCCCCGTAGTCAGCCTCTCAACCCAGAGACGTGCCTGTGCCAGTGCAGGGAGAGtcctcacacctgcctgctgcagGGCAAGAGGTTCAACGCACACAActgcag CTGTTACCGGCTGCCCTGCAGAAAGCCACACAAGAACTGTCCAACTGGCTTCTACTACAGCCACTACGTCTGCCAGTGCATACCCAACCACATGAGGTCAGAGGAGTGGAACTGA